In Pseudomonas poae, a single genomic region encodes these proteins:
- a CDS encoding exonuclease, giving the protein MRTELQGTEKWHADRSGRVTASRFKDVMAWGKPDKNGKRVPQGARTTYMHELCFERLAKRAKHSVSSKSLAWGHEQEKPSHDAYEMLTGNVVTKSGFIVHQKYDWLGCSPDGLIDIDGGIESKNPFSEAIHVRTWLDGMPEEHMPQVQGCMFVTGRKWWDFLSFDSRQDEECQLYIETIYRDEDYIANLHKELVQFNLELNRMVDEVADKARAQAHRLGA; this is encoded by the coding sequence GTGAGAACTGAGCTTCAGGGCACAGAGAAGTGGCATGCAGACCGATCTGGCCGCGTGACAGCCAGCCGCTTCAAAGATGTGATGGCCTGGGGGAAGCCGGACAAAAACGGCAAACGGGTTCCACAAGGCGCCCGCACCACCTATATGCATGAGCTGTGCTTTGAGCGCTTAGCAAAGCGCGCCAAGCACAGCGTCAGCAGCAAGTCGCTTGCGTGGGGGCATGAGCAGGAGAAGCCATCCCACGACGCGTACGAGATGCTGACCGGCAATGTGGTGACCAAGTCAGGATTCATCGTTCACCAAAAGTACGACTGGCTAGGGTGCTCCCCTGACGGACTGATAGACATTGATGGCGGAATCGAATCGAAGAACCCCTTCAGCGAGGCGATTCACGTCAGAACATGGCTCGACGGGATGCCCGAGGAACACATGCCGCAAGTCCAGGGCTGCATGTTCGTGACGGGCCGTAAGTGGTGGGACTTCCTGTCATTCGATTCTCGCCAGGATGAAGAGTGCCAGCTCTACATCGAGACGATTTACCGCGACGAAGACTACATCGCCAACCTTCACAAAGAGCTGGTCCAGTTCAACCTGGAACTGAATCGCATGGTTGACGAGGTAGCAGACAAAGCTCGGGCGCAAGCCCATCGTTTAGGAGCCTGA